Proteins encoded in a region of the Isosphaeraceae bacterium EP7 genome:
- a CDS encoding NAD-dependent epimerase/dehydratase family protein, which translates to MNALVTGAGGFLGLSITRQLVARGDSVRSLARNAYPVLEALGVDQIRGDLSDPAAVARAVGGVDVVFHVAARAGVWGPYVEFDRVNHVGTRHVVDACRASGVGRLVYTSSPSVVFGGHDLENADESTPYPDRYDAPYPATKALAERLVLAANGPNFATVALRPHLIWGPGDNHLVPRIIARGRAGKLRRIGHAPKLVDSTYVDNAADAHLLAADRLAPGSPPAGRAYFIAQGEPVPVWDLVDRILAAAGLPPVRKTVSPRTAYAAGAILEAGYRLFGMKAEPPMTRFLAGQLSHAHWFDLSAARRDLGYNPRISLDEGLSRLAASLA; encoded by the coding sequence ATGAACGCCCTCGTCACCGGCGCCGGCGGCTTCCTCGGCCTGTCCATCACCCGCCAGCTCGTCGCCCGGGGCGACTCCGTCCGCAGCCTCGCCCGCAACGCCTACCCTGTGCTCGAAGCCCTGGGCGTCGACCAGATCCGGGGCGACTTGTCCGATCCTGCCGCCGTCGCCCGCGCCGTCGGCGGGGTCGACGTCGTCTTCCACGTCGCGGCCAGGGCGGGCGTCTGGGGCCCCTACGTCGAGTTCGACCGCGTCAATCACGTCGGCACCCGCCACGTCGTCGACGCCTGCCGCGCCTCGGGCGTTGGCCGCCTCGTCTACACCAGCTCGCCGAGCGTCGTCTTCGGCGGCCACGACCTGGAAAACGCCGACGAGTCGACCCCCTATCCCGATCGGTACGACGCCCCCTACCCGGCCACCAAGGCGCTCGCCGAGCGGCTCGTGCTCGCCGCCAACGGCCCGAATTTTGCCACCGTCGCGCTCCGGCCCCATCTGATCTGGGGCCCCGGGGACAATCACCTCGTCCCCCGGATCATCGCCCGCGGTCGGGCCGGCAAGCTCAGGCGGATCGGGCATGCGCCCAAGCTCGTCGATTCCACCTACGTCGACAACGCCGCCGACGCCCACCTACTGGCCGCCGACCGCCTGGCCCCCGGCTCCCCCCCGGCGGGCAGGGCCTATTTCATCGCCCAGGGAGAGCCCGTCCCCGTCTGGGACCTGGTCGACCGGATCCTCGCCGCCGCGGGCCTGCCGCCGGTGCGCAAGACCGTCTCCCCCCGCACGGCCTACGCCGCGGGCGCGATCCTGGAGGCCGGCTACCGCCTTTTCGGTATGAAGGCCGAGCCGCCGATGACCCGGTTCCTGGCCGGCCAGCTCTCCCACGCGCACTGGTTCGACCTCTCCGCCGCCCGCCGCGACCTGGGCTACAACCCCCGGATCTCCCTCGACGAGGGTTTGAGCCGCCTGGCCGCCTCGCTCGCCTAG
- a CDS encoding J domain-containing protein encodes MATRPHPRGTMRILSGAAIALGWYLASILAYGGALWLIDHCRPPHSRHAVMILDHATFAALAMWLVGLASMFLVQQFIDGQFLRYVTILPFAFSWYLCLVTTIEWFNEPSAVARNPEFDAAHPPAEKSDWWYYPLRFALVGLPAPAWLLTFRSMHRRESVGYRRDLVESIYEKLSIRRLGGRRARIQGDARLGGVFAAIADPPPRREPPRNDGPGRGSTQVFDSPGSRSDLGILGLKVGATAEEVRQAYRSLVLAWHPDRFPIDPHLRAVAQEKMSEINAAHDRLELHLANRTCG; translated from the coding sequence ATGGCGACCCGGCCCCATCCGCGTGGCACCATGAGGATCCTCTCCGGAGCGGCCATCGCCCTCGGCTGGTATCTCGCTTCGATCCTGGCTTATGGCGGCGCGTTGTGGCTGATCGACCATTGCCGGCCTCCGCATTCGCGACACGCCGTGATGATCCTCGATCACGCGACGTTCGCCGCCCTGGCGATGTGGCTCGTCGGCCTAGCCTCGATGTTCCTCGTGCAGCAATTCATCGACGGTCAGTTCCTTCGATACGTCACGATCCTGCCCTTCGCGTTCTCCTGGTACCTGTGCCTGGTGACGACGATCGAGTGGTTCAATGAACCGTCGGCCGTCGCGAGAAATCCCGAGTTTGACGCGGCCCATCCGCCGGCGGAGAAGTCCGACTGGTGGTATTATCCCCTCCGGTTCGCCCTGGTCGGATTGCCCGCACCCGCATGGCTGCTCACGTTCCGCTCGATGCATCGCCGGGAGAGCGTCGGATATCGCCGCGACCTCGTTGAATCAATCTATGAGAAATTAAGCATTAGACGTTTGGGCGGCCGGCGTGCCCGGATCCAAGGGGACGCCCGCCTCGGGGGCGTGTTCGCGGCGATCGCCGATCCTCCACCCCGCCGTGAACCGCCCCGGAATGACGGCCCCGGACGGGGATCGACTCAAGTCTTCGACTCGCCCGGTTCGAGGAGTGACCTGGGGATCTTGGGGCTGAAGGTCGGGGCGACCGCCGAGGAGGTCCGCCAGGCTTACCGCAGCCTGGTGCTGGCCTGGCATCCCGATCGATTCCCGATCGACCCGCACCTGCGGGCGGTTGCCCAGGAGAAGATGAGCGAGATCAACGCCGCGCATGACAGGCTTGAACTCCATCTCGCGAATCGAACCTGCGGCTGA
- a CDS encoding HAD family phosphatase yields the protein MNVVAAPEIRAIAFDLDGLMFDTEALAHRVITEMMADKGKDFTPEIMAAMLGKQAHVSFPALKRMAGLDETPEELLEDVTARFFAVLDTSVHPTAGLFALLDAIGKRKLPICLATSSRREYAEGLLSRHGLLDRFAFTLCAEDVTESKPAPEIYRKAAARHGVDPSNLLVLEDSPTGIAAAKAAGAYAVGIPHDHSPATGLGAADLLVDRLDDPAVLRLLGSPRG from the coding sequence ATGAATGTCGTCGCAGCCCCCGAAATCCGTGCCATCGCCTTCGACCTCGACGGCCTGATGTTCGACACCGAGGCGCTCGCCCATCGTGTCATCACAGAGATGATGGCCGACAAGGGGAAGGACTTCACCCCCGAGATCATGGCCGCGATGCTCGGCAAGCAGGCCCACGTCTCCTTCCCCGCGCTCAAGCGGATGGCGGGGCTGGACGAGACGCCCGAGGAACTCCTTGAAGACGTCACGGCACGCTTCTTCGCCGTGCTTGACACGTCCGTTCACCCGACCGCGGGCCTATTCGCCCTCCTGGACGCAATCGGCAAGCGTAAGCTCCCGATCTGCCTGGCCACCTCCTCGCGCCGCGAGTACGCCGAGGGCCTGCTCAGCCGCCACGGCCTGCTCGACCGGTTCGCGTTCACCCTCTGCGCCGAGGACGTGACCGAGAGCAAGCCGGCCCCCGAGATCTACCGCAAGGCCGCCGCCCGCCACGGCGTCGACCCGTCGAACCTCCTCGTCTTGGAAGACAGCCCCACCGGGATCGCCGCCGCCAAGGCCGCCGGGGCCTACGCCGTCGGGATCCCCCACGACCACAGCCCCGCCACGGGACTGGGCGCCGCCGACCTCCTCGTCGACCGCCTCGACGATCCGGCCGTGCTGAGGCTGCTGGGATCTCCGCGGGGCTGA